In a single window of the Pseudomonas entomophila genome:
- a CDS encoding DMT family transporter — MTQAPVRKPTVTLRLSKAELVLVFITVLWGGTFLIVHNVMTVSGPMFFVGLRFAAAALFVGLVSARSLSGLTFTELKAGVLIGVSIMLGYGLQTMGLQTISSSQSAFITALYVPFVPLLQWLVLGRRPGLMPSLGIGLAFVGLMLLAGPEGGALHFSEGELVTLVSAVAIAGEIILISRYAGKVDVRRVTVVQLATASALSFLMIVPTQEQLPGFSWLLLASAVGLGAMSAVIQVAMNWAQKSVSPTRATLIYAGEPVWAGIVGRIAGERLPGVALIGGLLIVLAVVVSELKIRRQDEADTLQNDEAREREAGL; from the coding sequence ATGACCCAGGCCCCCGTCCGCAAACCCACTGTCACCTTGCGCCTGAGCAAGGCCGAACTGGTGCTGGTGTTCATCACCGTGCTCTGGGGCGGTACCTTCCTGATCGTGCACAACGTCATGACCGTCAGCGGGCCGATGTTCTTCGTTGGTTTGCGCTTTGCCGCCGCCGCCCTGTTCGTCGGCCTGGTATCGGCCCGCTCGCTGTCGGGGCTGACCTTCACCGAGCTCAAGGCCGGCGTGCTCATCGGCGTGTCGATCATGCTCGGCTACGGCTTGCAGACCATGGGCCTGCAGACCATCAGCAGCAGCCAGTCGGCGTTCATTACCGCGCTCTACGTGCCCTTCGTGCCGCTGCTGCAATGGCTGGTGCTGGGCCGCCGCCCAGGCCTGATGCCAAGCCTGGGCATCGGCCTGGCCTTCGTCGGCCTGATGCTACTGGCCGGCCCCGAGGGCGGCGCGCTGCACTTCAGCGAAGGCGAACTGGTGACGCTGGTCAGCGCCGTGGCGATCGCCGGCGAGATCATCCTGATCAGCCGTTACGCCGGCAAAGTTGATGTACGCCGGGTCACCGTGGTGCAACTGGCTACCGCTTCGGCGCTGTCGTTCCTGATGATCGTGCCGACCCAGGAACAGCTCCCAGGCTTTTCCTGGCTGCTGTTGGCCAGCGCGGTGGGCCTGGGGGCCATGAGCGCGGTGATCCAGGTGGCGATGAACTGGGCGCAGAAATCGGTCTCGCCCACCCGCGCCACGCTGATCTACGCCGGCGAGCCGGTGTGGGCCGGCATCGTCGGGCGCATCGCCGGTGAGCGCCTGCCGGGCGTGGCGCTGATCGGCGGGCTGCTGATCGTGCTGGCGGTGGTGGTGAGCGAGCTGAAGATCCGTCGCCAGGACGAGGCCGACACCTTGCAGAATGATGAGGCCCGCGAGCGCGAGGCGGGGTTGTAG
- a CDS encoding helix-turn-helix domain-containing protein, translated as MHKDSEHRASVLQHVSQNVRRLRGDAGLSQAALAERSGVSRRMLVAIEAGEKNVSLTTLDLIAEALGVAFSTLIQAPDRRDPSRIEELAWAGVHPASRAVLLGSSPARREVELWEWTLAPGECYASEADAAGWSEQIYVAEGRLTLIIEEGERQLGKGEFFVFPSDCRYAYRNDGQEPVRFVRNVVI; from the coding sequence GTGCACAAAGATTCCGAGCACCGGGCATCGGTGCTGCAGCATGTCAGCCAGAACGTTCGTCGCCTGCGTGGCGACGCCGGCCTGAGCCAGGCCGCCCTGGCCGAGCGCTCCGGGGTCAGCCGGCGGATGCTGGTGGCCATCGAGGCGGGCGAGAAGAATGTCAGCCTCACCACTCTGGACCTCATCGCCGAAGCGCTCGGTGTGGCATTCAGCACCCTGATCCAGGCACCGGACCGGCGTGACCCCAGTCGCATCGAAGAGCTGGCCTGGGCTGGTGTGCATCCCGCCAGCCGCGCCGTGCTGCTCGGCAGCAGCCCGGCGCGACGGGAAGTCGAGTTGTGGGAGTGGACCCTGGCGCCCGGCGAGTGCTACGCCAGCGAAGCCGACGCCGCCGGCTGGAGCGAGCAGATCTATGTGGCCGAAGGTCGCCTGACCCTGATTATCGAAGAGGGGGAGCGGCAACTGGGTAAGGGCGAGTTCTTCGTCTTCCCCAGCGACTGCCGCTACGCCTACCGCAACGATGGCCAGGAGCCGGTGCGTTTCGTGCGCAACGTGGTGATCTGA
- a CDS encoding Na+/H+ antiporter subunit C, which produces MEEVIAVAIGVLAASGVWLVLRPRTYQVIMGLCLLSYGVNLFIFSMGSLFIGKEPIIKDGVPHDLLHYTDPLPQALVLTAIVISFAMTALFLVVLLASRGLTGTDHVDGREREE; this is translated from the coding sequence ATGGAAGAAGTCATTGCAGTCGCCATCGGCGTCCTGGCCGCCTCCGGGGTCTGGCTGGTCCTGCGCCCACGAACCTACCAGGTAATCATGGGCCTGTGCCTGCTGTCCTACGGGGTCAACCTGTTCATCTTCAGCATGGGCAGCCTGTTCATCGGCAAGGAGCCGATCATCAAGGACGGCGTGCCCCACGACCTGCTGCACTACACCGACCCGCTGCCCCAGGCGCTGGTGCTCACCGCGATCGTCATCAGCTTCGCCATGACCGCGCTGTTCCTGGTGGTGCTGCTGGCCTCCCGCGGTCTGACCGGGACCGACCACGTCGATGGCCGGGAGCGTGAAGAATGA
- a CDS encoding GlxA family transcriptional regulator, which yields MTAKTDSLEIGVLIYPGAQSAAVHGLTDLFAVANRVAAQLGAHDLPVLRVTHWQLDASAQLQVVHDSQPANGHALRALMIPPSLAATPSAEVLLAHRAALCQVHGQGTVLASVCIGVFLVAGSGLLDGRVACTHWNYAQALSERFPKVRVQGSQPLLDDGDIVTSAGLMAWTDLGLHLIERFLGHSLARETARYLAVEPAPAPLPGALFQPRLDHGDEAVLKVQHWLQAEEARDAGLADMAGCAGLEPRTFLRRFRAATGLRPTEYAQQVRVGRACRLLEFTRRSVDQIAWGVGYQDPSAFRKVFQRLTGMTPSDYRRRFAVISG from the coding sequence ATGACGGCAAAAACTGACAGCCTGGAAATCGGCGTGCTGATCTATCCCGGCGCGCAGAGCGCGGCGGTGCACGGCCTGACCGACCTGTTCGCGGTCGCCAACCGGGTCGCCGCGCAGCTGGGCGCCCACGATCTGCCGGTGCTGCGGGTCACCCATTGGCAGCTCGACGCGTCAGCGCAGTTGCAGGTGGTGCATGATAGCCAGCCGGCGAACGGCCATGCGCTACGGGCCCTGATGATTCCTCCGAGCCTGGCGGCGACCCCTTCGGCCGAGGTGCTGCTGGCCCATCGGGCCGCGCTTTGCCAGGTGCACGGCCAGGGTACCGTGCTGGCCTCGGTATGCATCGGTGTGTTTCTTGTTGCCGGCAGCGGTCTGCTGGATGGCCGGGTGGCCTGCACCCACTGGAACTATGCCCAGGCCCTCAGCGAACGCTTCCCCAAGGTGCGGGTGCAAGGCAGCCAGCCACTGCTCGACGACGGCGATATCGTTACCTCTGCCGGGCTGATGGCCTGGACCGATCTCGGCCTGCACCTGATCGAGCGCTTTCTCGGCCACAGCCTGGCCCGCGAAACGGCCCGCTATCTTGCGGTCGAGCCCGCGCCGGCGCCGTTGCCCGGCGCGTTGTTCCAGCCGCGCCTGGATCATGGCGACGAGGCTGTGCTGAAGGTGCAGCACTGGTTGCAGGCAGAGGAGGCCCGCGATGCCGGCCTGGCCGACATGGCCGGTTGCGCGGGCCTCGAGCCGCGCACCTTCCTGCGTCGCTTTCGCGCCGCCACCGGTCTGCGCCCCACCGAGTACGCGCAGCAGGTGCGGGTCGGCCGGGCCTGCCGCTTGCTGGAGTTCACCCGGCGCAGCGTCGACCAGATTGCCTGGGGCGTCGGCTACCAGGACCCCAGCGCCTTTCGCAAGGTGTTCCAGCGCCTGACCGGGATGACCCCCAGCGACTACCGGCGGCGCTTCGCGGTCATCAGCGGCTGA
- a CDS encoding K+/H+ antiporter subunit F: protein MSALLANAVLASLFIFALAMGLTLIRLFRGPSAQDRVLALDYLYILGMLMMLVLGIRYASDTYFEGALMIALFGFVGSFALAKFLLRGEVIE from the coding sequence ATGAGCGCCCTGCTCGCCAACGCAGTCCTCGCCAGCCTGTTCATCTTCGCTCTGGCCATGGGCCTGACGCTGATCCGGCTATTCCGCGGCCCGTCCGCCCAGGACCGGGTGCTGGCCCTGGACTACCTGTACATCCTCGGCATGCTGATGATGCTGGTGCTGGGGATCCGCTATGCCAGTGATACCTACTTCGAAGGCGCTTTGATGATTGCTCTGTTCGGCTTCGTCGGCTCCTTCGCCCTGGCCAAGTTCCTCCTGCGTGGCGAGGTGATCGAATGA
- a CDS encoding monovalent cation/H+ antiporter subunit D: MSGMNQLIIAPILLPLITASLMLLIGEKHRWLKARLNLLSTALGLGIAVTLLMWVRTQGQAESIGVYLPGNWPAPFGIALVVDHLSALLLTLTGIVGLSALLFARARWDGAGASFHALFQIQLMGLYGAFLTADLFNLFVFFEVLLAASYGLLLHGSGRARVKAGLHYIAINLFASSLFLVGAAMLYGVTGTLNMADLALKVPLVPEADRGLLHAGAAILAIAFLAKAGMWPLNFWLVPAYSSASAPVAALFAIMTKVGLYAILRMWTLLFSGQAGASAFFGGDWLVYGGLATLAVAAMSILAAQRLERLAALSILMSAGTLLAAIGFGQSVLTGAALFYLASSTLALCALFLLAELVERSRSANEAPLDDEEDAMPSPLESLHPPKGINLDDEQQVVIGQIIPWTMAFLGLSFIACALLIIGMPPLSGFIGKLNLISALFNPQGLGVAPAQPLGTASWTLVTLLVLSGMASLIAFGRVGIQRFWKPEERPSPVLRRYECVPIVILLSLCIFLSLKAEPLLRYTQDTAASLRTPEAYIKAVMATRPVPGPTTASLEAQP, encoded by the coding sequence ATGAGCGGGATGAACCAACTGATCATCGCGCCGATCCTGCTGCCGCTGATCACCGCATCGTTGATGCTGCTGATCGGCGAAAAACACCGCTGGCTCAAGGCGCGCCTGAACCTGCTGTCCACCGCCCTCGGCCTGGGCATCGCCGTCACCTTGCTGATGTGGGTGCGCACCCAGGGCCAGGCCGAGTCCATCGGCGTCTACCTGCCGGGCAACTGGCCGGCGCCGTTCGGCATCGCCCTGGTGGTCGATCACCTGTCGGCGCTGCTGCTGACCCTGACCGGCATCGTCGGTTTGAGCGCCCTGCTGTTCGCCCGAGCACGCTGGGACGGTGCCGGGGCCAGCTTCCACGCACTGTTCCAGATCCAGCTGATGGGCCTGTACGGTGCCTTCCTCACCGCCGACCTGTTCAACCTGTTCGTGTTCTTCGAAGTGCTGCTGGCAGCTTCCTATGGCCTGCTGCTGCATGGCTCGGGGCGGGCGCGGGTCAAGGCCGGGCTGCACTACATCGCCATCAACCTGTTCGCTTCGTCGCTGTTCCTGGTCGGCGCGGCCATGCTCTATGGCGTGACCGGCACCCTGAATATGGCCGACCTGGCGTTGAAAGTGCCGCTGGTGCCGGAAGCCGACCGCGGCCTGCTGCATGCCGGCGCGGCGATCCTGGCCATCGCCTTCCTGGCCAAGGCCGGGATGTGGCCGTTGAACTTCTGGCTGGTGCCGGCCTATTCGTCGGCCAGCGCGCCGGTGGCCGCGCTGTTCGCGATCATGACCAAGGTCGGCCTGTACGCCATCTTGCGCATGTGGACACTACTGTTCTCCGGCCAGGCGGGCGCCTCGGCGTTCTTCGGTGGTGACTGGCTGGTGTACGGCGGCCTGGCGACCCTGGCTGTGGCGGCCATGTCGATCCTCGCCGCCCAGCGCCTGGAGCGCCTGGCGGCCCTGAGCATCCTGATGTCCGCTGGCACGCTGCTGGCGGCCATCGGCTTCGGCCAGTCGGTCCTGACCGGCGCCGCGTTGTTCTACCTGGCAAGCTCCACCCTGGCCCTGTGCGCACTGTTCCTGCTGGCCGAGCTGGTGGAGCGCTCGCGCTCGGCCAACGAAGCGCCGCTGGACGATGAAGAGGACGCAATGCCCTCGCCACTGGAGTCGCTGCATCCACCCAAGGGCATCAACCTGGACGACGAGCAGCAGGTGGTGATCGGCCAGATCATTCCCTGGACCATGGCCTTCCTGGGCCTGAGCTTCATCGCCTGCGCCCTGCTGATCATCGGCATGCCGCCGCTGTCGGGCTTCATCGGCAAACTCAACCTGATCAGCGCGCTGTTCAACCCGCAAGGCCTGGGCGTCGCCCCGGCGCAGCCACTGGGCACCGCGAGCTGGACCTTGGTCACCCTGCTGGTGCTGTCCGGCATGGCCTCGCTGATCGCCTTCGGCCGCGTCGGCATCCAGCGTTTCTGGAAGCCCGAGGAACGCCCCTCCCCGGTACTGCGCCGCTATGAGTGCGTACCCATCGTGATCCTCCTGAGCCTGTGTATCTTCCTCAGCCTCAAGGCCGAGCCGCTGCTGCGCTACACCCAGGACACCGCCGCCAGCCTGCGCACGCCGGAGGCCTACATCAAGGCGGTGATGGCGACGCGGCCAGTACCCGGCCCGACCACCGCCAGCCTGGAGGCACAGCCATGA
- a CDS encoding methyl-accepting chemotaxis protein, with protein sequence MREGSLPASELPKADPARAGAAVALLQGVALCAVLVAMAFVGLPLYLALPLSLLALWLPRGRKVAAVQPASTPPQDGSLLQELARGTSHNALSAAAVAHSVQQLAARVQSQLGAAQEIVGSAEIMITTEEQTAQLSQQALQAARSAHGSSVAGSEVLAESIQCMRELSARASASRELIEALHQRSEDIARVTLVIQGIASQTNLLALNAAIEAARAGEHGRGFAVVADEVRGLAGRTSSATEEVGQMVTDIQARTAQVVAQIRTLAEDLGKGVGQVEQAGGQLAQIASLAASVEGQVSEIAGGTQVNQAQLDTLFQAVAQVRGDLEVSDQQTRRLAKAAVQMEGQVESLSERLAEVGLDAYHQRVFELAQAGARQIGERFEADIAQGRIGLDDLFDRQYRPVAGMQPPRFTTRFDHYTDTVLPQLQEPLLQHDGLVYAIACTQQGYVPTHNNAFNQPMTGDIAHDTAHNRSKRMFDDRTGARCGSHQQRVLLQTYTRDTGELMHDLSVPIFVAGRHWGGLRLGYRPEPGLD encoded by the coding sequence ATGCGAGAAGGATCTCTGCCGGCCAGCGAATTACCAAAGGCCGACCCAGCCCGTGCAGGCGCCGCCGTTGCCCTGCTGCAGGGCGTCGCGCTGTGCGCGGTGCTGGTGGCCATGGCGTTCGTCGGGCTGCCCTTGTACCTGGCCTTGCCGCTGTCGCTTCTGGCGCTGTGGCTGCCGCGTGGGCGCAAGGTGGCCGCCGTGCAGCCGGCATCGACGCCGCCCCAGGACGGCTCGCTGCTCCAGGAACTGGCCCGTGGCACCAGCCACAATGCTCTGTCGGCCGCCGCGGTGGCGCATTCGGTGCAGCAACTGGCGGCTCGGGTGCAATCACAGCTGGGGGCTGCCCAGGAGATCGTTGGCAGCGCCGAGATCATGATCACCACCGAGGAGCAGACTGCCCAGCTCAGCCAGCAGGCGCTGCAAGCCGCTCGTTCCGCCCACGGCAGCAGCGTGGCCGGCAGCGAGGTACTGGCCGAGTCCATCCAGTGCATGCGCGAGCTGAGTGCGCGCGCCTCGGCCAGCCGCGAGCTGATCGAGGCCCTGCATCAGCGCAGCGAGGATATCGCCCGGGTCACCCTGGTGATCCAGGGCATTGCCAGCCAGACCAACCTGCTGGCGCTCAACGCCGCCATCGAAGCGGCGCGGGCCGGCGAGCATGGCCGTGGTTTCGCGGTGGTGGCCGACGAGGTGCGCGGCCTGGCCGGCCGTACCTCCAGCGCCACCGAAGAGGTCGGCCAGATGGTCACGGACATTCAGGCGCGCACCGCCCAGGTGGTGGCGCAGATCCGGACGCTGGCCGAGGACCTGGGCAAGGGTGTCGGTCAGGTCGAGCAGGCTGGGGGGCAACTGGCGCAGATTGCCAGCCTGGCGGCCAGTGTCGAGGGCCAGGTGAGCGAGATCGCCGGAGGGACCCAGGTCAACCAGGCCCAGCTCGATACCCTGTTCCAGGCCGTGGCCCAGGTGCGCGGCGACCTGGAGGTCAGCGACCAGCAGACCCGGCGCCTGGCCAAGGCGGCGGTGCAGATGGAGGGCCAGGTGGAAAGCCTCAGCGAACGGCTGGCCGAGGTCGGCCTGGACGCCTACCATCAGCGGGTGTTCGAACTGGCGCAGGCGGGCGCGCGGCAGATTGGCGAGCGTTTTGAGGCGGACATCGCCCAGGGGCGTATCGGCCTGGACGATCTGTTCGACCGCCAGTACCGGCCGGTTGCCGGTATGCAGCCACCGCGTTTCACCACGCGCTTCGACCACTACACCGATACCGTGCTGCCACAGCTCCAGGAGCCGTTGCTGCAGCACGACGGGCTGGTGTATGCCATCGCCTGCACCCAGCAGGGCTATGTGCCGACCCACAACAATGCCTTCAACCAGCCAATGACTGGCGATATCGCCCACGACACGGCGCACAACCGCAGCAAGCGCATGTTCGACGACCGTACGGGCGCCCGCTGTGGCAGCCACCAGCAGCGGGTGCTGCTGCAGACCTACACGCGGGACACCGGTGAACTGATGCACGACCTGTCGGTGCCGATCTTCGTCGCTGGGCGCCACTGGGGCGGCCTGCGTCTGGGATACAGGCCGGAACCCGGGCTCGACTGA
- a CDS encoding cysteine hydrolase family protein, with protein sequence MSKRALIIIDIQNDYFPGGKWPLNGADTAADNAARLLAAAREREDLVVHVRHEFESADAPFFAPDSAGAQIHPKVVPAAGEAVVLKHKVNSFRDTHLQALLDQHGIKTLTIAGNMSHMCIDAATRAAADLGYEVSVAHDACATLALEFDGKSVAAADVHASAMAALAFAYARVASTDELLAG encoded by the coding sequence ATGAGCAAGCGCGCCCTGATCATCATCGATATCCAGAACGACTACTTCCCCGGTGGCAAATGGCCCCTGAACGGCGCCGACACGGCCGCCGACAACGCCGCCCGGTTGCTGGCCGCCGCCCGTGAGCGTGAGGACCTGGTGGTGCATGTGCGCCATGAGTTCGAGAGCGCCGACGCGCCTTTCTTCGCGCCGGATTCGGCCGGCGCGCAGATCCACCCCAAGGTCGTGCCGGCAGCCGGCGAGGCGGTGGTGCTCAAGCACAAGGTCAACAGCTTCCGCGACACCCACCTGCAGGCGCTGCTCGACCAGCACGGCATCAAGACACTGACCATCGCCGGCAACATGAGCCACATGTGCATCGATGCCGCGACCCGCGCCGCCGCCGACTTAGGCTATGAGGTCAGCGTAGCCCACGATGCCTGCGCGACATTGGCACTTGAGTTTGACGGCAAGTCGGTGGCGGCGGCCGATGTACATGCCTCGGCGATGGCTGCGCTGGCGTTCGCCTATGCCAGAGTGGCCAGTACCGACGAGCTGCTGGCCGGTTGA
- a CDS encoding Na+/H+ antiporter subunit E: MNRLFPAPLLSVALFMLWLLLNLSVSSGNLLLGAVLGILAPILMAPLRPQHAHVRRPWVIAKLICRVGLDVIHSNLQVARGVLRASGTPPRSAFVHIPLDLRDAHGLAALSMITTVVPGTIWSELALDRSVLLLHVFDLGDEPAFIEHFKHTYERPLMEIFE; encoded by the coding sequence ATGAACCGACTGTTCCCCGCGCCGCTGCTGTCCGTCGCGCTGTTCATGCTGTGGCTGCTGCTCAACCTCTCGGTCAGCTCGGGCAACCTGCTGCTGGGGGCCGTGCTGGGCATCCTCGCACCGATCCTTATGGCTCCGCTGCGCCCGCAACACGCCCACGTGCGTCGGCCCTGGGTGATCGCCAAGCTCATCTGCCGGGTCGGCCTTGACGTGATCCATTCCAACCTTCAGGTCGCCCGTGGCGTGCTGCGTGCCAGCGGCACGCCACCGCGCTCGGCATTCGTGCACATCCCGCTGGACCTGCGCGACGCCCATGGCCTGGCGGCGCTGTCGATGATCACCACCGTGGTCCCAGGCACCATCTGGTCGGAGCTGGCCCTGGACCGCAGCGTACTGCTGCTGCACGTGTTCGACCTGGGCGATGAACCGGCGTTCATCGAGCATTTCAAACACACCTATGAGCGCCCGCTGATGGAGATCTTCGAATGA
- a CDS encoding monovalent cation/H+ antiporter subunit A: MSLIVLLLLPFLGSCLAALLPHNARNAESILAGLVALVGTVQVALLYPQIADGGVIREEFLWLPSLGLNLVLRMDGFAWLFSLLVLGIGTLVSLYARYYMSPQDPVPRFFAFFLAFMGAMLGLVISGNLIQLVFFWELTSLFSFLLIGYWHHRADARRGAYMALMVTGAGGLCLLVGALLLGHVVGSYDLDKVLAASDTIRQHALYPVLLPLILIGALSKSAQFPFQFWLPHAMAAPTPVSAYLHSATMVKAGVFLLARLWPALSGSEEWFWIVGGAGAATLLLGAFAAMFQNDLKGLLAYSTISHLGLITLLLGLNSPLAAVAAVFHILNHATFKASLFMAAGIIDHESGTRDIRRLSGLFRLVPFTATLAMVASASMAGVPLMNGFLSKEMFFAETVFITSSAWVEAALPVIATLAGTFSVAYALRFTVDVFFGPPAHDLPHTPHEPPRWMRAPVELLVLTCLVVGIFPAQSVGPLLAAAATPVVGGVLPEYSLAIWHGWNAPLMMSLIAMTGGIVLYLLLRKQLQRGRFPYPPLIERFNGKRLFEHCLVRLMLLARRVERLLTTRRLQTQLFMLVLAAFVAGLVPLLYSGLSWGDRPKIPGSGVFVALWLIAIACAIGAAYQAKYHRLAALIMVGVCGLMTCITFVWFSAPDLALTQLAVEVVTTVLILLGLRWLPRRIEGVSPLPGSQDRARLRRLRDLVLAVLVGGGMALLSYAMLTRPTPNDISSFYLSRALPQGGGSNVVNVMLVDFRGFDTLGEVTVLVAVALTVFALLRRFRPPKESMQLPAQQRQLAPDVVTDLVNPRQATDTALGFMMVPAALVRLLLPIALLVSMYLFMRGHNQPGGGFVAGLVMSVAFILQYMVAGTQWVEAQMSLRPLRWMGTGLLCATLTGAGAMLLGYPFLTTHTAHLHLPLLGDVHVASALFFDIGVYTVVVGSTLLILTALAHQSVRAYRPAKSSQAGAA; the protein is encoded by the coding sequence ATGTCATTGATTGTGCTACTGCTTCTGCCCTTCCTGGGCAGTTGCCTGGCGGCACTCCTGCCGCACAACGCACGCAACGCCGAGTCCATTCTTGCCGGGCTCGTGGCTCTGGTCGGCACCGTCCAGGTGGCGTTGCTGTACCCCCAGATCGCCGATGGCGGGGTGATCCGCGAGGAATTCCTCTGGCTGCCGAGCCTGGGCCTGAACCTGGTCCTGCGCATGGACGGCTTCGCCTGGCTGTTCAGCCTGCTGGTGCTGGGCATCGGCACCCTGGTGTCGCTGTACGCCCGCTACTACATGTCACCCCAGGATCCGGTGCCGCGCTTCTTCGCCTTTTTCCTGGCCTTCATGGGCGCCATGCTCGGCCTGGTGATCTCCGGCAACCTGATCCAGCTGGTGTTCTTCTGGGAGCTGACCAGCCTGTTCTCCTTCCTGCTGATCGGCTACTGGCACCACCGCGCCGACGCCCGGCGCGGCGCCTACATGGCGTTGATGGTCACGGGGGCCGGCGGCTTGTGCCTGTTGGTCGGGGCCTTGCTGCTCGGCCATGTGGTCGGCAGCTATGACCTGGACAAGGTCCTGGCTGCCAGTGACACCATCCGCCAGCATGCGCTGTACCCAGTGCTGCTGCCCCTCATCCTGATCGGCGCCCTGAGCAAGAGCGCGCAATTCCCCTTCCAGTTCTGGCTGCCCCATGCCATGGCGGCGCCCACCCCCGTCTCGGCTTACCTGCACTCGGCGACCATGGTCAAGGCCGGGGTGTTCCTGCTGGCACGGCTGTGGCCGGCGCTGTCGGGCAGCGAGGAATGGTTCTGGATCGTCGGCGGCGCCGGCGCCGCCACCCTGCTGCTCGGCGCCTTCGCCGCGATGTTCCAGAACGATCTCAAGGGCCTGCTGGCCTATTCGACCATCAGCCACCTGGGCCTGATCACCCTGCTGCTGGGCCTGAACAGCCCGCTGGCGGCGGTCGCCGCGGTGTTCCACATCCTCAACCACGCCACCTTCAAGGCCTCGCTGTTCATGGCCGCGGGGATCATCGACCACGAAAGCGGCACCCGTGACATCCGCCGCCTGAGCGGTCTGTTCCGCCTGGTGCCGTTCACCGCGACCCTGGCCATGGTCGCCAGCGCCTCGATGGCCGGCGTGCCTTTGATGAACGGCTTCCTGTCCAAGGAGATGTTCTTCGCCGAGACTGTGTTCATCACCTCCAGCGCCTGGGTCGAAGCGGCCCTGCCGGTGATCGCCACGCTGGCCGGGACCTTCAGCGTGGCCTACGCGCTGCGCTTCACCGTCGACGTGTTCTTCGGCCCGCCCGCCCACGACCTGCCGCACACGCCCCACGAGCCGCCACGCTGGATGCGCGCGCCAGTCGAGCTGCTGGTGCTCACCTGTCTGGTGGTCGGCATCTTCCCGGCACAATCGGTCGGCCCGCTACTGGCCGCCGCCGCCACACCAGTAGTGGGCGGCGTCCTGCCGGAATACAGCCTGGCCATCTGGCACGGCTGGAACGCGCCGCTGATGATGAGCCTGATCGCCATGACCGGCGGCATCGTCCTCTACCTACTGCTGCGCAAGCAGCTGCAACGCGGACGCTTCCCCTACCCGCCGCTGATCGAGCGTTTCAACGGCAAGCGCCTGTTCGAGCACTGCCTGGTGCGCCTGATGCTCCTGGCCCGGCGCGTCGAGCGCCTGCTAACCACCCGACGCCTGCAGACCCAGCTGTTCATGCTGGTGCTGGCGGCATTCGTCGCCGGCCTGGTACCGCTGCTGTACAGCGGCCTGAGCTGGGGCGACCGACCGAAGATCCCGGGCTCCGGAGTCTTCGTCGCACTCTGGCTGATTGCCATTGCCTGCGCCATCGGCGCCGCCTACCAGGCCAAGTACCACCGCCTGGCGGCCTTGATCATGGTCGGCGTCTGCGGCCTGATGACCTGCATCACCTTCGTCTGGTTCTCCGCGCCTGACCTGGCACTGACCCAACTGGCGGTCGAAGTGGTCACCACCGTGCTGATCCTGCTTGGCCTGCGCTGGCTGCCACGGCGTATCGAGGGCGTGTCGCCGCTGCCCGGCAGCCAGGACCGCGCGCGCCTGCGGCGCCTGCGCGACCTGGTGCTGGCGGTGCTGGTTGGCGGCGGAATGGCGCTGCTATCCTACGCCATGCTGACCCGTCCGACGCCCAACGACATCTCATCGTTCTACCTCAGCCGCGCCCTGCCCCAAGGCGGCGGCAGCAACGTGGTCAACGTGATGCTGGTGGACTTCCGCGGCTTCGACACCCTCGGCGAGGTCACCGTGCTGGTGGCCGTGGCGCTGACCGTGTTCGCCCTGCTGCGCCGCTTCCGCCCACCGAAGGAGAGCATGCAGTTGCCGGCCCAGCAGCGTCAGCTGGCGCCGGACGTGGTCACCGACCTGGTCAACCCGCGCCAGGCCACCGACACCGCGCTCGGTTTCATGATGGTGCCCGCCGCCCTGGTGCGCCTGCTACTGCCGATTGCCCTGCTGGTGTCGATGTACCTGTTCATGCGCGGGCACAACCAGCCAGGTGGCGGTTTCGTCGCCGGCCTGGTGATGTCGGTGGCGTTCATCCTGCAGTACATGGTCGCCGGCACCCAGTGGGTGGAGGCGCAGATGAGCCTGCGTCCGCTGCGCTGGATGGGCACCGGCCTGCTCTGCGCCACCCTCACCGGCGCCGGGGCGATGCTGCTGGGCTACCCGTTCCTGACCACCCACACCGCGCATCTGCACCTGCCGCTGCTGGGTGACGTGCATGTGGCCAGCGCACTGTTCTTCGACATCGGCGTGTACACCGTGGTGGTCGGCTCGACCCTGCTCATCCTCACCGCCCTGGCCCACCAGTCGGTGCGTGCCTACCGCCCCGCCAAGTCCAGCCAAGCAGGAGCCGCCTGA
- a CDS encoding Na+/H+ antiporter subunit G: MNETMVLPFWLELITAALMLIGSLFALIGAIGLVRLKEYFQRMHPPALASTIGAWCVALASILYFSALKQSPVLHAWLIPILLSITVPVTTLLLARAALFRKRTSGEDVPEEVSSGRDRGN; this comes from the coding sequence ATGAACGAAACCATGGTATTGCCGTTCTGGCTGGAACTGATCACGGCAGCCCTAATGCTCATCGGCAGCCTGTTCGCCCTGATCGGCGCCATCGGCCTGGTGCGCCTGAAAGAGTACTTCCAGCGCATGCACCCACCTGCGCTAGCCTCCACCATCGGCGCCTGGTGCGTGGCGCTGGCCTCGATCCTGTACTTCTCGGCGCTCAAGCAGAGCCCGGTGCTGCACGCCTGGCTGATCCCGATCCTGCTGTCGATCACCGTACCGGTGACCACTCTACTGCTGGCCAGGGCCGCGTTGTTTCGTAAGCGTACCTCGGGCGAGGACGTGCCAGAAGAAGTCAGCAGCGGGCGCGATCGCGGTAATTGA